TTGATTGAAACGACAAAAACATTATGGGGGAAACATCTTGAGTAAATATTATATTTTCTGCAATGGGAAGATCCTGCTGAAAAACGGAGGCTCCGAACTGCCGGACGCCTCATCAGACAATGAGCTTGAGTCTCTTTTTAAGGCAAGCGGAGACGTCGACAGAGGAGCTTGTGAATGTGACAGGTGGGCAGAGCTCGATCCCGAATCAGAGCTGCCGGATAAGTATGTGCTTCTGGAGAGAAGGTCAATATGGCCAACCTTTGAAGAGAAGGAGTTTTTCAGGGCAGGCAGGGCTTTTCACCTCATGGACTGGCAGAGGGCCAACAGATATTGCGGGGTCTGCGGAAGCCAGACTTCGTATGACCATGCTGAGGGGGCAATGAGATGTCCCTGCTGCGGGGAGATATATTATCCCGTTATCTCTCCGGCAATAATAGTTGCGGTTGAAAGAGAAGGCAAACTTCTTATGGGGCATGGCGTGAATTTTCCTCCGGGAAGATTCAGTGTGCTGGCGGGCTTCGTAGAACCCGGGGAGAACCTCGAAGAGTGTGTCAGCAGAGAAGTGTATGAAGAAACCAAAATAAAGGTGAAAAACATAAGATATTTCGGAAGCCAGCCCTGGCCATTCCCACGTTCACTGATGCTGGGCTTTACTGCAGAATGGGAGAGCGGTGAGATAGAGGTTGACGGTCGGGAAGTGACTGAAGCATCCTGGTTTGCTCCGGACAAGATCCCGGAAGTTTTTCGAGGACTCAGCATTTCCTGGAAGCTGATAGAGAATTTTATCAAAAACCATTCGTAAACTACCGATGCGGTTATAGCCTCAATATATGACAATATTACTAAATACAGGTACACAAATGTATTGATGCAATATGGAGGCGATACCGATGGCATTAGCCGGCAAAAATAAAATTATGGTTTTTTTCGCAGTGCTGACCCTTTTGCTGCTCATACCCGGCCTTTCTGAAGCAAGACTTAGTTCTGAGGATGCGAAGGCCGTTTGGTCAAGGGTAGCTAAAGCGACAGAGCTGACGGATCTCCCCTTTACCGTTAAGCAGGAAACAATACCTAACGCCTGGGTGGCGAACGGCAGTTCCGTGACTGTAACTACAGGGTTGCTTGAACTCCTTGACACACAGGCCGAATTGTATGGGGTTTTGTCTCATGAAGCCGGACACGCTAAACTTAACCATTATGAAAACACGGTGAAAAGGGGAGTAGGCCTGTCTGTGGCAGCAGCGTTATTTGGGAAATTATTCGGCGGAGGTATTGCTGAAACAGCGGCAGGCGTCGGAGCAAACCTTGCTTATGCCGGATGGAGCAGGGAACAGGAAGTCGAGGCAGATGACTATTCTGTACACCTGGCACATAAGATGGGAGAAAATCCAGTGGGCCTATACAGCGCCCTTCTCAAACTTTCTAAAAGCGGGAAACGGGGCGAGCCAAGCGGCTTCAACTCACACCCGCCCGATGAGAGAAGACTGCTGCATTTAAGGAACGAGATACTCAGCCTGAATCCCAAGGCAAAATTTCCTGACGGCTCGGAAAAAGGAGCTGTTCAGCAGCCGCAGTCGCATTCTGTAGGTGAACCGGAGAATACGACTGCCCAAAAAGGCGGGTATGACATAGACGCAGCAATTGAGCGAATGAAAAAGGAAGAGGCAGCAAAAGCAAAAGCTGAGGAGCAAAACAGCTGATGTTTGGAGAAAAGGGCCTGGTCCACGTATATACCGGAAACGGCAAAGGAAAGACTACCTCATCTCTGGGGCTTGCTATGAGGGCCCTGGGACATGGAGCCCAAGTTACGGTGATACAGTTCATGAAAGGCTGGAAGGATTATGGTGAACTGATCACCGCCTCAAAGCTTGAGGGATTTGAAATGATCCAGACAGGAAGACCTGACTATGTATATAAAGGCAAAGAGCAGCCTGAGGATTATGAAGAGGCAAAAAGAGGCATGGAAACAGCACTCCGCATTATGAATTCGGGGAAGTGCGACATGCTTATACTGGATGAGATAAATGTGGCGCTTGAATACGGACTGGTAACTCTTGGCTCAGTTATGGAAATGGTGAAGAACAAACCATTTGGTATGGAACTTGTTCTCACGGGAAGAGGCGCTCACAGGGATCTCGTTGAACTTGCCGACCTTGTTACAGAGATGCAAGAGGTGAAGCACCCGTTTAAAGAAGGCATAACAGCAAGAAAAGGCGTAGAGTTTTAGTTGACATCGAATGTTATATAAGTTAAACTAAAATAGTTTTAAATTAAACCATTTAAACAAAAAATATAATATAAATAGTCAGGGAGGAAAAGCAATGAAGACAAATGAAAACCTTGCAACAGCATTTGCAGGAGAATCACAGGCCAACAGGAAATATCTCTGCTTTGCGGCCCAGGCAGAGAAAGAGGGATTTAACAGTATAGCACGCCTTTTCCGTGCAACAGCGGAAGCAGAGACCATCCATGCATTTGCTGAATTCAAGGCGAAGGGCGGAATAGGCACAACGGCGGAAAACCTTACCGCAGCAAAAGACGGAGAGACATACGAGTTCACTGAGATGTACCCGCCGATGATCGAAGATGCAAAGGCCGAAGGCAACAACGAAGCAGCACGCATTTTCCATTATGCCAACGAAGCAGAAAAAGTGCATGCGCGCCTTTATGACGAGGCACTTTCAAACCTCGGCAATGAGCCTGAGGGTCAGGATTACTACCTCTGCCCGATCTGCGGCTATATTCACAAGGGCAAAGAGTCAACAAGCCCCTGCCCGATCTGCGGAGCCAAACCCTCAATATTCAAGAAATTCTAGTTAAATATTTAAACTAAAAAACAACAGGATCAGAACCTTATAAGGCCGCGGAAAGATCTATTTCCGCGGCCTTAATATTTTCCTTTTCAAATAAAGAGAAAGGGCGGGCAAACGTTGAAACCATTCGACAGGACAGGTTTTGGGCCGAGGTTGTCCATGCTATAATAAGTTATTATCTTTGTTTCGGGAATGAGGGAATAGTCGATGTGGTTTATGATCGTTAAATTTTTTCTGAATCTTTTTTTCAGCATAGAGATAAAGGGATGGGAAAACTGGAAAAAAGCAGGAGAGGGAGTATTGATAGCTCCAAACTATGTATCCTTCATAGATCCTCTGATCCTGGCGGTATTTCTTCCTGAAAAGGTCCCCTTCGCAATAGAGAGAAGGCTTACCAAGAAACGATTCATCGGCCTGTTTCTGCCCCTCGCAGAGACGCATATCCTCGACGCTGACGCCCCCCTTACACTGAAATATTTCTTAAATTTGCTTAAAAACGGCGGAAGATGTGTTATATTTCCGGAACTCCAGCCCACAACTATTGGCAACCCAATGAAAGTATCCCAGGGTGTGGCTATGATAGCTGATCACACCAAAGCAAAGATACTCCCCATAAACATAAAAGGCACGGAGCTTACCCCCTTTTCACGCATACAGCACAAACCGGGCCTGCGATTCTTTTCGAAAGTAACCATAACAATACTTCCCGCGACAGGAATAGATATCCCGGATGACCTTTCAGGTCCGAAAAGGGCCGCATCTGCGGGCAGAGCCCTCGAAAAGATAATGGACGAGGCTTCTCTCGCGGCCAGGGTCAAGGAGAAACCCTTCTTTGACGTACTTCTTGACGCAAGAAAACAGTACGGAGGCAAGTTCAGGCTTTTCTGCGACCACGGGCAGAGGCCGATAACCTATAACGGCTTTATAACAAGAGTCCTTCTTATCGAAGATGTACTGAAAAACGCAGACTTGGAGGGTGATAACATAGGAGTACTTCTCCCAACCTCTTTGGGCGGGGTAGTTTCCATGTACTCGCTCCAGAAAATGGGGAAGATACCGGCAATGCTCAATTTTTCACTGGGTGGCCGCTCACTTGTGAACTGCTGCAGGACTGCATCTGTCAAAACAGTTGTGACATCGAGAAAGTTTATTGAGCTCGGAAAACTGGAAGCGCTCGTCACTGCTGTTGAAGAAGAAGGACTGAGGGTCGTATGGCTTGAGGACCTGGCACCGGGAATAACCAAAATTAAAAAGATCTCAGCTGCGATCAGGACGATCTTTATAAAATCAAACCCGGTCATAGAGGGAGAGACAGACAAGCCTGCAGTGATCCTTTTCACATCAGGATCAGAGGGGGCTCCCAAGGGTGTTGTCCTGAGTTACAAAAACCTTCACACCAACCATGCCCAGATGTATACGAGAGTCGACTTCTACCGGTCTGACAGGATTTTGAACACAATGCCTATTTTTCACTCATTCGGGCTTTGCGGGGTGTTTATGCCTGTTACGCTGGGAATTTTTGTCTATTTCTATCCATCTCCCCTTCATTACAAGACGATATCCACAATTTGCTATGATGAACGTATAACATTTCTTTTCGCAACGGATACCTTCCTTGGAGGTTATGCGAAAGCTGCTTCCGACAACTATGACTTCGCTACGATACGTATGCTCGTCCAGGGAGGGGAGAAGCTGAAACATTCGACCCAGGAGCTTTGGTTCGAACGATTCAGCATCAGGATCACAGAAGGATACGGAGTTACTGAGGCATCTCCGGTCGTTTCGAATAATTACTACGCGCATCATAAAAGCGGGACAGTAGGGCAGTTCGTTGCGGGAATGCAGTACAGGATAGAGCCTGTTGAAGGGGTCCATGAGGGCGGAAGGCTCTGGCTCAAAGGCCCGAACATAATGCTTGGCTATCTCAGGGCTACAAACCCGGGAGTTATTGAACCTCCCAAGGATGGCTGGTACGATACAGGAGATATTGTCAGTGTAGATGAGGATGGTTTTGTCAGGATACTGGGCCGGGCAAAAAGATTTGCAAAGATCGGAGGAGAGATGATATCTCTGGCTGCCGTAGAGGAAGTTCTTTCTGAAGCATGGCCTGAAGAGAAGCATGCCGTAGTTATGATAAAGGGGGGCCCGAGAGGGGAAACCCTGTCGCTTGTAACCTCAAGGCCGGACCTTAAGCGTGACGAATTGCGCCAGAAACTGTCTGACCTTGGCGTAGCAGAAATAGCGATACCTAAAAAAGTATTGCTTATGGAAGATATCCCCCTTCTCTCAACAGGCAAGATAGATTATGTCTCACTTGAAGAGATCCTTAAGGATACAGATGCGGATTCCTGATCAAAAGCTTATGATCCACAGGTCGAGATGAGATAAGTATCTTTATCGATACTAAAGTCAAGATTAGGTATAGAATCCTTTTGTCCTGAACTATAAGAAATTTTCGGAGGTGCATCTTGTTGGATCTCTTTTCAAATATGATCGCAGCAGTTACCTGGCAGAACATGGTAATGATGCTTGTCGGTGCTTTTCTGCTCTACCTTGCAATTGAAAAAAACTTCGAGCCCACACTGCTTTTGCCAATGGGGTTCGGTACCCTTCTTGTGAACCTTCCACTCTCATCAGCGCTCGATCAGATGGCAGGAACGGAGGTCGTAGAAGGAGCACTGTCCATGCTCTTCAGGATGGGGATTGCAACTGAGATACTCCCTTTGCTTATTCTGATAGCGGTGGGAGCAATGTGTGATTTCGGACCGCTCCTTGCTAACCCTAAAGTTTTCCTTTTCGGGCTTGCCGCTCAGATGGGAATATTCCTAACTATGGGGATCGCCCTCCTTCTGGGGTTCAACGTATATGAGGCTGCTTCCATAGGAATAATCGGTGCTGCCGACGGTCCCACATCGATATATGTAGCGACCAGATTTGCACCTCATCTTTTAGGGCCGATATCGGTCGCCGCGTACACATATATGGCTTTGGTGCCGATGATCCAGCCCCCTGTCATAATGGCGATCACGACCGAAAAAGAACGCCGCATGAGAATGCCTGCTCCTACGAGGACGGTGACCAAAAGGGCGAAGATATTTTTCCCAATAGCTATAACAATGCTTGGCGGGATAATAGCCCCGGCTTCTGTATCACTTCTGGGTTTTGTTATGTTTGGGAACCTTCTCAGAGAGAGCGGAGTTACCGAACGCCTCTCACAGGCTGCACAGAATGAGCTGGCAAATATAGTCACTATTCTTCTGGGTTTTTCGATTTCAGCTACAATGACCGGAGAGAAATTTGTAAACATGAGCACCCTGGTAATAATCGCTATGGGGCTTATGGCTTTTGTTCTTGATACTGCCGGCGGGGTATTTACTGCAAAAGCCCTGAACCTTTTTCTTCCGGCAGGCAAGAAGGTCAATCCTATGGTAGGTGCCGCCGGCATCTCAGCCTTTCCAATGTCAGCAAGGACTATACAGAAACTTGGACAGAAGGCTGATCCATCAAACTACCTTCTTATGCACGCTGTTGGCGCCAATGTCGCCGGCCAGATCGGATCTGTGCTTGCAGGAGGAGTTCTTCTCGCATATCTGGGCGGCTAAGGTTCACTGACTGTTCCACTGCTCTCTTTTTGTTTTCTCTTTCGGTCTGGTTTGTAATTTCAGGCTTTATTTCTGTCTGTATAAACGGCGTGAAATTTATTACATTTATTATTGAAACGTAAATTTTATTTATTTATTACGTCTGATTATTCTGTTATACTTATGCAAGTTTAGGAGGTGGAGCGATTCCCACGGACACCTAGAAATATTTCGTTGTTTATTATTCCTTCCTCGATTGGTATCTGTGCTTTTTTGCTTCCCTTTGAATGGCACGGTGCTGTCAATACTCTTATTGGGCACTGCAAGGAATATTTACTTGCTTTATTGAAAGATCAACTTGGTAATCTGGTGTTGATAGTTTCTATTCTGACTATGATGCTTAGTGTTATTGCGACTTCGGTCCGACCTGAATGGATAATGAGAAGCCAGATATTCAGAGAAAATCTTATTTGCAACCCTTTCTGGTTCACAGCAAGATTTTCCAGTATTCCCATTGCAATGGCAGCAGTCTGGGGAAGCCCGGATATGTTCGGACTTTTGCTTAAAGACGCGCAGCTGATAGTGCTCAACCTTGTTCCTAAACTGATAGTGCTCACTTTCATAATGGCCCTGACTGCTCCGATGCTCCTTGACTTTGGCCTGGTTCAGTTCGTTGCGGTATACGCAAGTCCCATAATGAGGCCTCTCTTTAAAGTCCCGGGCCGTTCCGCTGTCGATTGTATCGCTTCATGGCTGGGCAGCAGTTCAATGGCAGTCGTGATCACTGCAAAAATGCACCACTGCGGTTACTATAATGACAGGGAAGCAGTTGTGATGGTCACAAGCTTTTCGCTTACGGGCATATATAACATATATGCTATAGCGACACTTCTTGATTTCAGATATGCTTTTCCCCAGATAGTGTTTTCAGTATATTTTACGATGTTTCTGCTTGCCCTCATCTTTCCAAGGATATGGCCCTTGACTACTATTCCGGAAAAGTACCATGGAGGCATTGACAATTATAATGTTCCCCAGCAGGAAGTGAGGCATGGTCACTCCCTCTTTGACTGGGCACTTTCAAGAGGTATAAATAAAGCAAGACACATGAATGCAGGATCATACTTCTATGAAACACTTTCCATAGCGATACCCCTCTTGTTCGGGACCATTCCCTTAATGATAACTTTCGGGACCGTACTTCTTGTAATAGCGGACCTGACCCCTATCCTGGACATCCTTGCTTATCCTCTGTCATGGCTGTTGGAGATCATAGGCGTGCCGGAAGCGCCGATACTCGGGGGAGCTGCGATATTTGCCTTTATTGATCAATACCTCGCTGTTGCCTATGCACAGATGCTCTTTTCAGAATCGGCCAGATTTCTTTGTATATGTCTTGCAACGGTAGGCCTGATAAATCTTACTGAAATAGGAATACATGTATGGCACTCTTCGATCCCTGTAACATTCTGGCAAATGACAGTGATTTATTTGATGCGCATTGTTATGTCTATGTTCATACTTGTTCCCTTATCCTTATACTTCTTTTCTTGAAAAGCAGACAAATATGAAGAAACCAGCACCCTTAAGGAGCTCCTGATGTCCGATGTGCCTGAGCTTACGTACTCGGCAGCAAAATAATTCTATTGTCTTGAACAGAAATAGTGTATACAATATATCAGTTTGGCAAGGGGTGATGACATGCCCTTATGGGGTTTTCTGCTTAGTTTTGTTACTGCGGTAATGTGGGCTGCGTCGCCGATTATGGTTGCGCGTGGAATGGCTCTGTCCAAATGTACCTCAAATGAGATAAATCCAATCCGCTCCATTTCATTTTTTGTTTTCACTTTAGCTGTCGCGCTGATATATACAAAGGGCAGCATTCCTTTAGTCTCCTCTCCGAAAGCTCTCTTGTACATTGCAGGGAACGTGTTTTTGGGCTATATGGTTGGGGACGTACTCTATTTTATTGCCATCAGGAAGATCGGTATCAGCCTTGCTGTGCCCGTCTCTAACGCATACCCCATTCTTGTCGTAGTGACGTCATGGCTGATGCTGGGAGAACCTATAACCCTGCAGATAGTGTCAGGCATAGTGATCGTGATCTCAGGGCTGTTATTGCTGAGATTTGGAGGAGACAGGCAGGATATGGATAAAGATGGACTGATCCCAAAAGAGATAGGCCTTTCAAATCTTATGAAAGGTTTTCTCTTTGCCATAGGCGCGGGCCTTTGCTGGGCGATAGGAGCTCCCCTGACAAAAATGGCAATGGTGGCCTCTGGTCTTGACCCGGTAGAATTAACTTTCTACAGGGCGCTTGCGTTTCTTATAATGGCATGGTCTTACAGGTTTCTGCTTATAAAATGCCGGCCTGGAGCGATCATGCCGTTAAGTGGGGTTCCTTTGAAAGGCTGGACCTATTTTCTGCTAGCTGCAGTCATAGGTCTTGCTTTGGGCTCCATATTTTACGCAGTCTGTATCAACTCAATGCCGGTAGCTGTAGTTACGGCGATCACCTCTACTAGTCCATTTATAGCAGCTCTTTTCGGTCACTTTGTGCTTAAAGAGAAACTGAGCAGGCTCCAGTGGGCAGGCGTAGTAATGATAATTTCAGGTTCTGTGACAGTGAGTTTATAGAGGCCGTTATGCGGATAGTTGTCCCTGATTCACTGCGTGCCCTTCGAAGCAGGAATTACAGACTTTTCTTTATGGCCCAGGCTATTTCGCTGACCGGCCTCTGGATGCACCGAGTTGCAATGGGCTGGCTGGTGTTCAGGCTTACCGGCCTTAACAGCGCTCTTGGTATAATTGATTTCGCAGCCTCCATTTCGGTCTTTATATTTGCACCATTTGCAGGGGCTTTGATCGAGAGATGGGATCTTAGGAAGACTTTGTTCTGCTGTCAGGCCGGATGCATGATGGTAGCGTTTATACTTGCTTTTCTTACCCTTACCGGTCTTGTTACTTTCCACATGGTCATCTTTATGAGCCTGTTGCTTGGGCTTCTGGATGCTTTTGAACTGCCGTGCAGATATTCTCTTGTCTCCTACATGGTAGACAGAAGAGAGGATGTCCCGAACGGGGTTGCCCTCAATTCCATGAATTTCAACGTGGCAAGGATGATCGGGCCGACGATCGCCGGCTTTGCTATACACGCAGTTGGAGAGGGAGTCTGCTTTCTTATAAACGGCTTTGCCTATTCTTCAACGCTTTTTGCGGTAAAAAAGATGAAGATGGAGCGTCCTCCGATCGGCAAAAGCGACGGCAGCCGGTCACAGCCCTTAAAAGATACTGCCGAAGGGTTCAGGATGGCCAGAAATTTTGCTCCGAGCCGCTATCTCCTTATGCTGATCGCAAGTACGGGATTCTTCTGCTTCCCAAGCATCGTCCTTATGCCTGCAATGGCAAAAAGCGTTCTCGGCGGGACCTCGGAGACACTTGGCTTCCTGCTTATGGGAGTAGCGATAGGAGCTCTTGCGGGATCATTTATAATGGCCTCACTGAAATCTTCGGACAGGCTTTACTGGTGGTGCACAAGGGCATGTCTTGCTTTTGGAGTTTCAGTAGTCTTTTTTTCGCTTTCAGGAAATATTTACGCCGGCATAGCACTTGCCGCCCCTGTCGGGTTCTGTATGGTAACAAGCACGATCTCGTGCAATACGCTTCTTCAGTCTATGGTCCCTGCCGGCAACAGGAGTAGGATAATGGCGCTTTATACGATGGCGATCCTTGGAATCCCGCCATTTGGCAGTTTGCTTTCAGGGAGGCTGGCTGATCATCTCGGAACTGACTGGGCACTTTTTATATGCGGATCCATAAGCGCAGTGATCGCGTATTATTTTCTTAGGAAGATCGACAGGATCAAAGACCAGATATCAAAAGCTCTTGAGGATCCGGAGGCAGTGCAATGGGAGAACTAAAAACAGAATTCAGCGCAAAGCAGATATTGATGGCAGATATGCTTCTGGTGCTCGTCGCCTTCATATGGGGAGCGGGCATCCCGATGAGCGCTCTTCTGGCAAGGAGCATAACCCCTCTGTGGGCCGTCGCGTTAAGGATGCTGATGGCTGCCTTTTTTCTCGTATTGATGTTTCCAAAGAAAATAATTACCTCGACGAGGCGGGAGTGGGCGATATCTTCTGTTCTCACTGCTGTTCTTACAGGGGTATTTATTTCCATGACATTTGGCCTGGTATACAGCACTGCAAGCAAACAGGCCTTCATCGGAGGGTTGAATGTAGTTCTTGTGCCTCTCTTTGTTTGGATAATCTATAAGACGAAGCCAAGTTTATGGATCTTTGCAGGCGCTGGCATAACTACCGCAGGGCTGCTCGTAATGGGTTTTACTCCGGGGATGGAATTCAACATTGGAGATTTTCTTTCTTTCATAATGGCGATCTTTTATGCGTTCCAGGTACTTGCCGCAGGGTTTGGTGCCCGTAGGGTCGAGCCATATCGCCTTGTTGCCCTTCACATAATTATGCTTGCAGCGGTCATGACCATATTAGCCTGCATATTCGAACCACTGCCCGATATAGGGTCATTCGGTCTGAATATCTGGGCGACCCTGCTCTGTGTTTCACTGGGAAACACGATATTGTGTTTCATCATCCAGTTCAAAGCTCAGAGGATCACACCTGAATCACATGTTGCGGTCATCTTTTCACTGGAGGGCCTTTTCGGTTATATGGTTGCCGTGCTCAGCGGGCAAGATCCATTCCACCTACAGGGAGCGGTTGGCGGTATGCTGGTCATAGCAGGCATGATGCTGACTGAAACAGAGACTTTCCTAAAACACAGAAGATCTTCTGGGCAGCTTTAGCAAAGGTATTTTCTTAACCGGTGTATGTCTTATCAACGGACCTTTTATACTGAGTAAAGATCCTGATAAATCAAAGACAATGGACCGGCTGATGTAGAATGCCGGTCCATTGTATCTTCATGTAGAAATAGGACAATGAGTGAATGCTTTTATTACATATGGCAGTTTGGCCCGCAGTACTTTGTAGGGTTCAATGCTGACTCAACGTGTCTTATCATGGTTATAAAATCAAATACCGGAAGCCCGGTGTGTGCGTGTACTGCTGCAGCAAATGGGGGAAGGTCGCTGCACTCAAGCTGTATAGCCGCCACTTCGGGGTGATCTTTAAGCATCTGATCACATACTTCAAGGATCTCTTTTTCTATAACGTCTGTATCCATTGTTCCTTTTTCTTCCAGAACGGAGGAACGGAACTCATATTTATCTTCCATTCCGTAAAGGACAACTGGCATATCAGGAGTAATGCCCACATTTCTGAGATGCTGTTCAGTCATAACAGAAGCGTTTGCCGATATTATCCCGACTTTCTGGCCCCTTTTGAGCGTTCTGGTTATAAAGGGGACCTGAAGCATACTCGACATAAAGACAGGGATATCTACCGCATCAGCTATTTCCTGCTGGAAAAGAGCCATAAAGCCGCAGGCGCCTGTTATTCCACGTACTCCTTCAGCTTCGAGTTTACGTGCTCCTTCAAGGAATGGTTCCAGGAGCGTCAGGTCCCGCTGATTCAGAAGCCTTTCTATTGAGGCCCCTTTAACTTCATGGTAGCGAACAGGAAATGGATAGGTGGTCGCGTTTCCGACGTTCCCGGGTACACAAGGGTATGCGGCATCGAGTATCAGTATTCCGATCGGTTCACCATCCCACGAGCGTGTCTTGCTTCTGATCTTATAAAACGACATCATTATTCCCCCCAATTGAATAAATTACCTTAGAGAAAATAGCAGTTAAATGACCATATTGTCAAGGATCCATCTAAATAGTTTAATTTTTGGAGCTGTTTTAAAAATACGCCGCATCACTTATGACAACATCGATATTTGAATATAGAATGTCAGAGTATTAAATCTGAAAACGGGAGAGATGCCCCATGAAAAAGGCCTTATTAAGCTTTCTTGCTGCAGTGATGATCATATCCAGCATTGCGCAGATCGCATCTGCAATAGAGATCGGTTCCCCTGTAAGCGATTTCGAGCTTGCCGATTTGAATGGAAAGAACATAAAACTCAGCGATTTTAAAGGAAAGACGGTAGTCATTAATTTCTGGGCTACATGGTGTCCGCCCTGCAAAAAAGAGATGCCCGATTTCGACCTTCTGGACAAAGAGCTGAAGAAAAAGAATGATGCGGTACTGCTTGCCGTAAACATGACAGACGGCAAAAGAGACACGAAGAGCAAAGTCGAAGCATTCGTCAAGGAAAATGGCTACGGAATGAGGGTCCTCTTAGACACAGAAGGTAAAGCTGCAAAACTCTATGACATAAAGTGGCTGCCAACTACTGTCGTAGTGGATCGTAAGGGTAAACTTCACTGGCAGATATTTGGTGAGACGACAAAAGAGACAGTGCTAAAGGTAATAAAGGAAATAAAGTAAATGTGGACTGACCTTCCACTTTTATTTCTCGAAGGCTTTTTGGCCTTCATA
This sequence is a window from Synergistetes bacterium HGW-Synergistetes-1. Protein-coding genes within it:
- a CDS encoding TlpA family protein disulfide reductase, which gives rise to MKKALLSFLAAVMIISSIAQIASAIEIGSPVSDFELADLNGKNIKLSDFKGKTVVINFWATWCPPCKKEMPDFDLLDKELKKKNDAVLLAVNMTDGKRDTKSKVEAFVKENGYGMRVLLDTEGKAAKLYDIKWLPTTVVVDRKGKLHWQIFGETTKETVLKVIKEIK